In Synergistaceae bacterium, the DNA window CCCCCAGTTCGAATCTGGGTGCCGCCTCCATAAATCCATTCTCACAGAAAATTTCCCATTGACGCAAAAATTACAGGCTACCTTTCTTCCTGTTGCACTGTCTGCACAACATCTGGCAGTTTTCCGGCGTTGTGTGTCCTCCCCGGCTCCACGGGGTAATGTGATCTGCTTCCATCTGCTCAATGCCGAAATGTTTTCCGCAGAATTTGCAGAGTCCCTTCTGCCGTTCGTATACCTGACGTTTTATCTTTTCGCTGAATGGCCGAATGTTTAAGTGTCTTTCATGGCCGTCAATGAGATACTCATAGATTCCCGCCGGGCGCGTTATGTCGTCATCGTCAAAAAGTTCAAGCACCCTCGCTTCAAGTTCGTGTGCGTCAAAAATTTTGTCGTGAAAATTATTGTAGTAATATCCCCAGTTTAGGCCACGCATTTCTTTGTGGTAAACAGGAAAAAGACTCTGTACCCAGTTTATGACGTTCTGAAAGTATAGCCATAATCTTTCCGCGCCGGAGTCCTGCTGATGATTCGACATGCAATGACAGATAATATCATCGTCGCTTTTGCCCGCTATGTGTTCGGACTCAGCGTACCATTTCAGGACGGTCTCTAAATATTCCTGTCGTATCGGGTCTCCTGAAAGATATTTTCCGGCGAAAATCTGCGCAGGTGAATTGCGCTTGCTGAAGCGGCGTTTTGCGTCCGTAATCCATGCGCCCGGATATATAGCGTTGCGGAGTTCC includes these proteins:
- a CDS encoding DUF262 domain-containing protein, with amino-acid sequence MKITLHEITVREISEGYTESEEGGVWAYNGRLNIRPPFQREFIYSDKQRDDVIRSILSDFPLNVMYWIVNDGGKYEMLDGQQRTISICQYIKGVFSVNNFNFTSLANDEQEKIFSYPLMIYFCEGTDSEKRDWFKIVNIAGEQLTPQELRNAIYPGAWITDAKRRFSKRNSPAQIFAGKYLSGDPIRQEYLETVLKWYAESEHIAGKSDDDIICHCMSNHQQDSGAERLWLYFQNVINWVQSLFPVYHKEMRGLNWGYYYNNFHDKIFDAHELEARVLELFDDDDITRPAGIYEYLIDGHERHLNIRPFSEKIKRQVYERQKGLCKFCGKHFGIEQMEADHITPWSRGGHTTPENCQMLCRQCNRKKGSL